The Thermosynechococcus sp. CL-1 genomic interval GTAGGGACGATCCTCCACCTTGGCATAGAGTTCACGCAGTCGTCGCGAGAGTTTACGCATCAGAATTTACCTCCACGGGGTACTAACGAAACGAAGTTTCTCCCCCCAACACAACAACGGACTCAACAGGAACACACGAAGGAAAGCTTTAGTCAGCAATGGTCACGCCCATATTGCGAGCAGTACCTTCGATAATCCGCATGGCCGCTTCAATATCGTTGGCGTTGAGATCTGGCATTTTCTTCTCAGCAATTTCCCGCAGTTGGGCACGGGTGATGCTGCCCACTTTTTTCTTGTTGGGTTCGCCGGAGCCTTTTTCAATGCCCGCAGCTTTTTGAATCAGCACGGAAGCGGGCGGCGTTTTCAGAACAAAGGTGAAACTGCGATCTTCATAGACCGAAATTTCAACGGGAACTACCATCCCCACTTGATCGGCGGTGCGAGCATTGTACTCTTTGCAGAACATCATGATGTTCACACCGTGCTGACCAAGGGCCGGACCAATGGGGGGAGCAGGGTTGGCTTTACCCGCTTGAATGGCAAGTTTGATAACTGCGACGACCTTTTTCGCCATAGTGAGTTAGCGTCCTAATCTACTTTTTCCACTTGAGTCACTTCGAGTTCGACCGGCGTTTCGCGGCCAAAAATCGAGAGTAATGCTTTCAGTTTGCTGCGCTCAGCACTGACTTCAATCACCTCTCCCTCAAAGTCCTTAAAGGGACCATTGAGAACTTTGATCTTATCACCACTATTGAGATCAATGCGGTGAACCGGTTCTTGTTCTTGGGCTTTGCGGAAGATGCGATCCACTTCGGCCGGACTCAGGGGCATGGGCTTGACGTGACCGCGGCCGCGGCCTGTACTGCGGCGTTGCTCGGCACCCACAAAGTTAATCACATTGGGGGTGTTTTTAATCACCTGCCAAGCTTCATCATCAATTTGCCATTCACCTGTTTCGGGGGACTGCTGTGCCCGCACTTGGACAAGAACATAACCGGGAAAAACTTTTTCCTCAATGGTTTGCCGCGAGCCATCTTTTTTGATTTTGATGACGGGGGTTTGGGGAATTTCAATGCGAAAGATGCGATCGGCCACATCCAGCGTATGGAGCCGCTGCTCGATGGTGCTTTTCACTTTTTTTTCGCAGCCAGAGGCCACCTGCACGGCATACCAAAACCGTTTGACCTTACCCGCTTGATCCCCTTCGGCCACTTCAACGGTGTCGTCAAGAGGATCGTTCAGATCAGAATGATCAGTAAATTCACTCACCATAGGCGCGTACTCGTAGGAATCTTTGGCTGTCTAGAAAATCAGTGTGGCCAGCCAACGAAAGAGTTCATCCACTAGGTAGATGACCGCAGCGGAAAGGGAAACGATGAGAATGACTGCCGCAGATTCGCCAATCAGACGCTGGCGATCAGGCCACACCACTTTGCTGAGTTCTTCCTTGGTTTCGCGGAAAAACTCGGTTAGATTAAAGCCACTAGTGGGCTTTTCGCCTTCGGTACTCTTGGTCACGGCGGCACTCCTTAGGGCGGGGGCAGCCCGTTGCTACCCGTTTAATTCAGCGCGATTTATTATCATAGCAGGTTTCTTCTTTTTAGGAAATCCCGATGTTTGATTGCTTGCAATCGCGCACCCTCACGACCGCCATGGGGGAGGTGGCCTACGTTACAAATGAGTTCAGCACTACGCCCTATGCCCGCCCGCCCCTGTTTTTTTGGCATGGCTTTGGGGGCGGCTCTAGTCGCTATGAATGGTCAGCGGTTTACCCAGCCTTTGCGGCGGCGTATCCCCTTTTTGCGTTGGATTTGCCCGGTTGGGGAGTCTCTGAGCATCGCGATCAATCCTATACGGTGGCGGCTTATGTGGATCACTTGCTGGAGTGCCTTGGCCAATTGACGGCAGAACCAGCAGTGGTAATCACGTCGTCACTGACGGCAGCCTTTGCTATTCAAGGGGCGATCGCCCATCCCCAACGCTTCTGTGGCCTGATTCTCACCTGTCCAACGGGGCTGAGTGATTTTGGTCAAGATTACCGCCAGACCCCCCTTGCCCAGATTGCCCGCCAGCCCTATGTGGATATCGCCTTTTATCGCCTCGGCGTGGCCAATGTCCTGAGTGTGCAGTCCTTTATGGCCAATCAACAGTTTGCCCGACCTAGCCGCATCAGCCCGGAAATGGTTGCCACCTATACCGAAGTAGCGCAGTCGGCGGGGGCAGAATTTGCTGCACTGGCTTTTGTGCGGGGTGATCTCTGCTGCGACCTCAGTCGCTTCTTGCCCCATTTGACGGTGCCGACCTATATCGTTTGGGGAGAGCAGGCAAAACTCCCTCCTGTGGCCGTGGGTCAACGCTTGGCACAGTTAAACCCCGACGCGATTCGTGCTTTTGATGTGATGCCAGGGGTGGGACTAACGCCGCAGTTGGAGTGCCCTGCGGTGATGATTGGCTGGATTGATCGCTACCTTGGCCAGTTGCTGGCCTCCCCCTGAGGTGATCTAACGCTGGGCATTGGCAGTGGCGGGTAGGGTTGTGCCATAGACACGGGGGCGATCGCCCTGGGCCAATTGGGTGCTGCCTTGAGTATCCACTGCCCAAATTGTGGCTTTGGGGTTCCCCATGGTTTGGGTTTGAAAGAGCACCCGCTGCGGATCCGTTGTGCTCCAGCCCAAAAGGGTGGCAAAGTCGTATTCATCAGCGGTGGGATAAACCGTGGCCACATGACCCAACCCCGCCTGCCAAATCCACGCGCCATCGCTAATTAAATCAGTGGCAAACAAGCCGCTAAGCTGGCGCACCAAGAGACGATTGCCCGTTTCTGACCAGCCAACTGGAACCAGTACTGCAATCAGACCTTGACCTTGGGGCACCTCTGCCAAAAATTCAGGCGGCATTTCCTTGAGGCTTTCAATGCGCTGCTGACTGCCGCTCTGGCGATCGCGAATTTCCAAAACACTCACCAGTTGTTGCCGATGGGCTTCTGGATGGGCCGTGAAGTAGAGGGTGGCCTGTGCCACATAGCGGCCATCGGGAGAGAGATATTGGGGCGTCTGCTGAGTCAAGCGGAGAGATTTCTTAGCCTTTAGAGCAGCAGCGTGGCCGTCGTCAATCCATTTCCAAGGGAGGGGGAAAGGACTCTGAAGCGGATCCGTGACTACTGTTTCTACGGGTTGATCGGGGGCTGAGGGTCGCTGGGCTTGGGCAGGCGTTACTGGGGCGATCGCAAGGGCTGTCAATATCCCACAGACTGAGGAGATCAAAAAGCCCCGCCACGGCGCAAATCGGGTTACCATGAGGTCACTCCTCTGAAATAAAGTTTGCTTATTTTATTGACAGTTTGGTTAAACGAATGATGACGGCTCCTCACACCTCCAGCATAGCAATTGGCCTAGGCCGATCGCAGGAAAATTAACGAAGTTTTATGATCTTGACAGAATTAGTTAAAAAATCTCGTGACTATTTGCAGTCATTGGCAGTCATTGAGATTCATTCCCAGTGGTTTCCCCTCAGTTCCCCCTCGCTCAAAGATGCGGCGACGACCCCCTATGCAGTGAATGCTAAAGGGCATTTGGCGTGGCCCAAGGGTCGGCACTCCCTCTGGTTGGGGCAGCGAATCACGGTACCCGCGACGGTTCAAGGCTATAGTGTGGCGGGTTTAACTCTACACCTTGATCTCACGTGGTGGGCGGATCAGGCAACGGTGTATGTCAATGGTCAGGCGGTGCATCAGGGGGATTTATTTGATCATTCGGTGAGTCTGTGCCTAGGGGAGGCAGTGACCCCCGGCCAAGCATGGGAGGTGGTGTTGCATCTTGTGAGTCCCGGCCACGATGACGGTGCTTTGGTGAGATCAGGCCTGCGGTTTGAATTGCCAACGGGAGTGAATCCGGACTTTGTTGCCACTGAGTTGGACATTTTGGCGATCTTTGGTGAAACCCTCAACCTGCAACCCCTTGAACCCCTGCTGAAGGACGTTTTAGAAAGTCATGGACAGCGCCCCATCTTAGATCCGTTGCTGGCGGAGATCCACGAGAAAATGCAGGCGATCGCCACCCCCTTGCGGGACTTCACCATGCACCTGTGTGGCCATGCCCATCTGGACTTGGCGTGGCTTTGGCCGATCGCCGAAACCTGGCAAGTGGCACAGTCCACTTTTCGATCCGTCTTGCAGCTAAAGGAACGCTATCCCGAACTCACCTTTACCCACTCCACCCCCGCCCTCTATGCCTATTTGCAAACCCATGCCCCGGCACTCTTTGGGCGGATTCAGGAAGCCGTGGCAGCGGGTTGGTGGGATGTAGCGGCAGGCCTTTGGGTCGAACCGGAACTGAATCTCATTCATGCTGAGTCCATTGCCCGTCAGATTCTCTATGGGCAGCAGTACGTGCAGCAGGCCTTTGGTGGCATTAGCCCCATTGCTTGGTTGCCCGATACCTTTGGCTTTCCAGAACGGCTCCCCAGTTTCTTGGCTCAGGGGGGCATTCGCTACTTTGTCACTCAAAAATTGCGCTGGAATGACACCACGCGCTTTCCCCACGGTTGGTTTGTCTGGCGGGATGTGGCGGGGGCGGAGGTGAATGCCCTGATGTTGGCGCCCATTGGCGAGGGCATTGATGCGGTAAAAATGGCTGCCTATGCCCAAGAGTGGTGGCAACAAACGGGATCGCGGCGCAGTCTCTGGCTCCCCGGTGTCGGCGATCATGGTGGTGGACCAACGGCGGCAATGCTGGAACGGGTGCGACGCTGGCAACACCTCGGTGGTATTGGGCCGCAGTGGCAATGGACAACGGTGCAGCAGTATCTGGAACAATTAACCCAAGAAACACCCCCCACAACCGTCTGGCACGGGGAACTCTACTTGGAATTCCATCGCGGCTGCTACACCAGCCATGGCGATCAAAAGGCTGCCCACGATCGCGCCCAACGCCAACTGCAAGAGGCGGAACGCTGGTGTGCCCTCGCGGCAATCACAACTTCTTTTTCCTACCCCAGAGAAGAACTCAAAGCCTGTTGGCAACAACTTCTCTTTAATCAGTTTCATGATATTCTCCCCGGCTCCTCGATTCCAGAGGTTTATGCGGAGGTGAACCCAACATGGCAGCAACTCCTGACAACAACAGAAACGTTACTGGGTGCGGCGCAAACGGCTCTGTGTGCGTCTATAGACTACGGCGACCCCCCCGTGGCAGGGGCAATGCCTGTGGTTATTTTCAATAGTGGGGTGGGCGATCGCGCCGGGGTTGTCCACATTGACTTGGCACAGCTCCCTGAGGAGGTTTCCTCTTGGCGGGTTTATTGTCCACGGGGCGACTACGATTTACCAGCGCAGTTGAATGCTCCCCAAGGTTGCTTGACGTTTCGTACCCCTGAGGTGCCGGGAATTGGCTACACACTGCTGTGGCTCTGCCCGCGATCGCGCCCTGATACGTTACCAACCCCACCCTTGGGCTATGTCTTAGAAAATAACTATCTCCACGTTGAAATTGATCCGGCAACAGGGGAAATCACCAATCTGTATGACAAGTTGAATCATCGTCCCTGCTTGGGCGATCGCGGTAATCAACTGCAATTTTTCCGTGATCAGGGGCAATACTGGGATGCTTGGAACATTGACCCCAACTATGGGCAGCAGCGACTGCCGGGGGCGACCCTAGAGGCCATTGAATGGGTGACGTGGCATCAACTGGAGCAGCGACTACGGGTCAGATGGCGCTTTCAGTCCTCGCAGATTCAGCAGGAGTATGTGTTGCAGTATCAAACCCCGTGGCTGCGCATTGATACGGTGATTGACTGGCAAGAGGAACATATTCTCCTCAAGGCGGCTTTTCCCTTGGCAATCAGGGCTGAGCAGATCACCTGTGAAACTCCCGGTGGCGTTACGCTGCGCCCGACCCTTCCCAATCCCCACCTCAGCGCCCATGAGCAAACAAAATGGGAGGTGCCCTTTTTAACGTGGGTGGATCTGAGTACCCCAGAGTATGGGGTGAGTCTTTTCAGCGACTGCAAGCATGGCCTTGATGCCCAAGCGAATCAACTGCGATTAACCCTGTTGCGATCGCCCACTTGGCCAGATCCGACGAGCGATCGCCGCCACCACCGCTTTAGTTATGGCGTGTTTCCCCACAGTGGCTCATGGCAAGCGGCTGCTGTCTCCCAATGGGCGGCTCAGTTTAATCATCCCCTCCGCAGCGCGATCGCCCCTGTCAACTTGTCAGGCACCTTACCCCCCCACGCTCACCTGCTCCATTGGTCGGATGCCCACATTCAATGTTTGGCCCTGAAACAAGCGGAGGATGGACAGGGTTGGCAATTGCGAGTCGCTGAAGTGGTTGGTGAAGGGGGCACCTTGGAGCTGCACTCAACGTTTATTCCATGGCAAGTCAAAGAGCAGCAAACGCTCCTAGAGACGCCCGCAGGGGACACAGACTCAGTAACCCTCAGCCCGTGGCAAATTCAAGCCTTTCGGCTGCACCCTTGACCTGCAATTGCGCCTTGAGGATTCTTGGCGATTCTGAGACAAATCTCGCTTAGCCAAGCAAATTGATCCCTCACTGCATGGCAGTTCACTACCCATACTCTATTGATGAGTGCTCATTTTTTGCCTTATAGCTATTCCAATAAAGAATGAGACATTATCCAGCACAATAATTGCGAATCACCTCATCAATAGAACTGTTTGACCCTGCATACATCCGCGCTCGCTTCAGCGCACTAAAGTCGTGCTCAATCACATTCAAATCACAAACCCTACCGCATTCAAATATCTGCAAAACAGCATTGGGGCGATGAAGTCTTTCTGGTGTCTATACCGTCCTGCTACTAATACCAATTCAATTTGAAGATAGGGTTAATAAAGGCTGTGTAATGAATGACCAGCCCGTCAAAGAACGAATCACCCCCGCCGTCAGTTGTGACAATACAGCTTGCAGCTTTTGACGCAGGGCTTCCAGCGTCTCGAAGGACTGCCATGCTCATGCTGCTCGCAGATGTTGCCACAACCGCTCAATGGGATTGACCTCGGGGGCAAACACAGGCACGACATTGCGCACAATGCGATGCACCGTCGGGTAGGCGACCTCAAGCTGATGCTCCTGTCGCAGCCACTGCACAATGGCCTTGTAACTGTGGGGTCTTGTAGGCGTTCCTGCAACTGTGCCATCACTGCTGGAGTCCTCCTTGGCGATAGGCGTTCAGCCAGCGAGTAATGGTGGACTCGTTGCCATGGAGCAATTGGGCAATTTGTGGACGGCTAATGTTACAAAGAGCTGGTATAATCTACAGCATGCAGCAATCTTTCTGTCATCTATCATCTAAAAAACCATATTATTTGCTTATTATGGCCAATACTACAACAGATAGTACAAACTCAGCCAATATGCTTCCATGAAACAGCCGTACCCCGCTCAATGGCTTGATTCACTCGCTTGCCTAGCAGTACCTCATAGTATTTAGGAGGCAACCCATACCCGGGGCGAATTGAACGAATACACTCTGGCGTAATCACTTCCCCTGCCGCCTCTTTAATAGCTTGTTTTACCCACTACCTGTGGTCTCTTTCAAGGTCTAGAGTGGTGCAATGCAAACCACCTAGCATTGTGTAGCAATGACGCATTCTGACAGGAATAACAGTAAACCTTTTGGTTTCGAGGGCTTTAATTAGGGGGAGTTGCTGGTCATGAACCAAGACTGTATCAGGAGCGATGGAAAACACATTCAATCCTGCCCAAGGAGAACTCATGGTATTTAAATGAGAAATAACACCCATGGATAATAATTCTTCATATATAGGAAGGCGCACCTCATTATGAAAGGAGACTTCAGTTTCAGGCACGGGTACAACCTCTGTAAAGTATATTTTTTCCCACTTACTAAATACTTCAGGACATGTAGACTCTTTTACTCTAAAACCATTCAAGAGAACCACTCCTTCACAAAGAGGTAATATAGTTGAATCTAAGTGAGAGGATCGATAGGTATACGTCAAATGAACTTTATACTCATTACCTAACACATCAGCAAGCCATTTGGCTCCTTTATGATTTCCAGTCGAAGAAACTAAGTATAAGATATCTTTTCCGAGTCTAATTATGTTAGCAGCATCAAAAATAATTTCATCCTCAGACAGGCGGTGAAATGTTTCATTTATTCCACCGCTTAGCTGCTGGTGTACTTGATCTTCCACGCTTTCTAGATCAGTTAAAGGACGTTGCAATAGCTGACGATATCCCCCTCTTAACTTTGGTGGTGGTGCAAATATCCATCTAAATCCTTCATCAAAACAATACTTGTAGAGTAGGTCTTGAAAGGCATAAAACTCAAATAATCTAAATCTAGATGATGGAGCGCTGACAATTAAAGTATTTCCAAAAACAATGTGAATGTCTCTAACATTATATATATCAAAACCAGATGCCGACCAATTCGGAGTGCTAAAGGTGTGGTATTCTTCATGCCATGAAGGACGTAAAACCAGAGCTCCAGCTTCTCGTAGGATACTACACAATACCTCTAAATCTTCAGCTACTTCATCTAAATACCATTGGGGGTAGGCTTTACGGGCAATAGTTTCAGCCTTTGTCAAAAGCTCAAATGATCTTGAACCATCTATAACTTCTAATCCCGGAGAGAAATTGTCAACTGTGCCAACGACGACTGTCCTAAGTTTATCCCATTCATTATTAGATTTTATTTTCATTGCTAATTCACTCCTTTACACCAAAGAAAGTATATCTCAACTCGCTCCCTTCTTCACGAAAGGAGTAGTCATAGTAATCTAGATACACAGGCCTAAACAAGGAAAATTTCTTCGCCATTTCTTCTTTATCTCTCACAAAGTTAAGGTAAAGATCATAGTCTAAACGGTCAGTCTTAAATTGGACATGCCACAAACCGTCCCCAACATAAGTTGCGTGATTTCTATAGTAGTGCGCCCATCCATTCATAGAAGCATAAATTTTGGAACCAACTTTCATATTGTCATAAAGACACCTAATTGCTAAATCAAAATCTGTATTCGACAAAAAGTCTAAGGTCTGAATCGATATAACTATATCAAAGTTACCTCCAAAGAAAATTTGCTCTGGATTAGGTTTAGGATCAATGACAGCAAAGTGGGAAGCAATATGTGGCATTCTGCTACGAGCAACGGCAATATCGTTAGCCGCAATATCAACTCCGAAACAATCAAATCCTAAATTATCGAAAAAGGCCAAGGCAGCACCTTGTCCACAACCAAAATCTAGTAAACGTTCATGTCCTGAGCCGTCAATACCGTAGTCAAACTTCAGGATTCTGCCATAAAACCTAAAAATAAAGCTCTCTACGTTTGGAGCGTTGTAAGTTCCTGACCAATAACGAGCATTTGTTTGAAGATAGTCGTTCATCGATATTTCCTCTTGAGAATTATTTATACTCTTAAGATTTAAACAGTTGGCTGAAGTTAGTCAATTATATCCCAAGATAGAGGAGTGCCTGCTTCCATCGTAACTTTGGCTTTTCTTCCGATTACTTGGTCGTAGAACTCAGGTAGTAATCCCCCTGAAGGTCGTATAATACGGACGTTTTCATGCGTAAATGTTTCTCCGCTTTTAATAGATTTCACAACATAGATCGAGGGACGTTCTTTCAGTGAAGTTTTTTCTGATGATAACGGCTCATAACAGACTTTGCCTAAACTTTCCCAAACCATCTCCGTACCTAGTCGAAGCTGGTGTAATTCTGCGGGCTCAATTGAAAAACTTGAATCCACTCCTCTTTCAGAACGGGATAAAGTAAAGTGCTTTTCAATCATCACTGCTCCATGAGCAACGGCAGCAAACGCAGCATAAGGACTCAAAGTGTGATCAGATAATCCTACATAACAATTATAGCGACTTCTCAAGTCTGGTATTGTTAAGATGTTAGCATCTTTTTCAGTTGAAGGATAGGCACTAGTGCATTTTAGTAGAATAAAGTTTTCACAGCCTCTTTTTCTGATTGTTTCTACAGCTTTTTGTATTTCATCTAATGTTGCCATGCCAATAGAAAGGAGCAATGGTTTACCGCAACAGGATGCTTCTGACAGTAGAGGGATGTGAATAAGCTCAAATGATGCAATTTTTATAGCATCGACTCCAATAGATAGGAGAAATTCTAATGAAGAAATATCGAATATAGTACTAATGCAAGCCAAACCTTTATTGCGAGCAAATTTAAATAACTCCTCCTGCCATTCCCAAGGCATGTAAGCCTCAGAGTATAAATCCCAGAGATACTTACCAAACCATGGACTCTCAGAATCATCTATAAGAAACTCATGACGTTTGCTATCAATAGTTAAAGTATCAGGTGTAAAAGTTTGTAACTTTATAGCATCTGCACCATTTTTAGCCGCAGCATCGACAATAGCAAATGCTCTATCTATATTACCATGATGATTACCAGACATTTCGGCAATAATTAAGGGACGATAACTTTGTCCAATAATTTTAGAACCGATTGAAATAGATGTGTTCATACTATTACTTCAAATTTTTATGGATTTACTTGCTCATGATTAACTGTAGCATATGGCTTACTCGGCTAGCCCCTAGATGATCGCATACCGGATTGTGGTTGATCTTAAAACCTGAATGATTTTTTATAGCCTTTAACAAGAAGTCACATATAATATGAGAATTTACCTTATTGTAATGACCTAAGTAGTTAATAAGGTTTTGTTTAAGTAAGCACATAACAGAGAGAATTTGATTTTCAGCTGTTGTTGTAATTAAACATTTTTTTTGCATAAATAAACCTTCTATCATAGAGTTGCCTCCCGAAGTTAAAAAAATATCAGCATTCTTAAGCAGACTTGCTAAGCTCTCGGGAGCATAATGAATTTTTACTTCATCTAAGTTCTTACTGATTTTTTTAATTGTTTTTAGCTGTGAATTGAAACAACCAACTACTACATCAGTACTAACTTCTTGTTTAAAGCTAGGATGACTTTTCATTAGCAACTTTATTGATTTTAGCACTTTAATTGTCTCTCCTGTAGGATCACTTCCACCATAGGAAATCAGAATTTTCTTTCTATTATCTTGTACAGTACAGTCTTGATCACTATTCTTTACAGCAATAAAATGTGAATCAATTAATGCATATCTTAAGCCTACTAATTGATGACAATTAGTTGATTTCTTTAGCAGATTTTTATCAAAAGGGATATCAATATCACTCAATACTATATCTGCATAATGTTCTCTATTACGAAAATCATCAATCACCAGTATTTTATATCCAGATTCAGCAACTCGTTGTTCCCACCAAATCCCCAAATTATAGCTATCTAGTACTACCCAATCAATTGACAAGTTTCTAATTGCTATTAATGTACATTCAGCATCAAGTAATTCTTTATTAAAGTTATTAGCAAATATATTACTTTGGGCCAGATTCCTATAAATGTTTCTCATGCAAATATGATGAAAACCCTGTAAAAGATCGTGGCTAATTGACGAAAGAGAAACAATGTAGACACAAAAGCCATCTTCAAATAACTGTTTTGCTAAGGTTAAACAACGTCGTAAGTGTCCTAGGCCGATCTCTGAATTAGCCTCTACCCTAATCGCAATATTACCTAATCTTCGCATATAAATAATGTTTCCTGAACAATGGTATTAGTTCTGTTTTTCAAACAGCCTAGATAAGAAAAGCCCCAGTAGAAAATGACTACCATGAATCCTGCACCACTTCAGTAGAGTACAGTACTTTATACAGAAGTTCGGCACGCTGCCAATCCTCAAGGGTATCGACATCCACAACCCGCCACTGGGGAATGACAAGACCAATACCTTGCTGATGAATACTGATGTCTGCAAGCCATGCTTCAGTTCTGCCCCAGTAGAACTGACCTGCATCATAATAAGCAGGCTCTAAATCCTGAGTGCGTTCTTGCTCATACTCTGGATAAAAAGGCTCCATCTGACCAGATGGATGTCGTCGTAAAGCTCGCTGTATGGAGGAAGGAAAGTTCGTTACGGGAAAAACATAGGAAGCATTAGAACTAAGTAGCATGTCGAAGGCAGCTTTGAGATCATCAACCTGTAGCAGCGGCACGGCGGGGTAAATACAGCACACTAGTTCAGGATGACAACCCTGCTCTTGCAATACTTGAATACCATGAGCAATGACTTGTGTGGTGCCTGCATAGTCGTCAGCTAGGGAAGCTGGCCGCACAAAAGGAACCTCTGCACCCCATTGAGAAGCAATAATA includes:
- the rplK gene encoding 50S ribosomal protein L11 encodes the protein MAKKVVAVIKLAIQAGKANPAPPIGPALGQHGVNIMMFCKEYNARTADQVGMVVPVEISVYEDRSFTFVLKTPPASVLIQKAAGIEKGSGEPNKKKVGSITRAQLREIAEKKMPDLNANDIEAAMRIIEGTARNMGVTIAD
- the nusG gene encoding transcription termination/antitermination protein NusG produces the protein MVSEFTDHSDLNDPLDDTVEVAEGDQAGKVKRFWYAVQVASGCEKKVKSTIEQRLHTLDVADRIFRIEIPQTPVIKIKKDGSRQTIEEKVFPGYVLVQVRAQQSPETGEWQIDDEAWQVIKNTPNVINFVGAEQRRSTGRGRGHVKPMPLSPAEVDRIFRKAQEQEPVHRIDLNSGDKIKVLNGPFKDFEGEVIEVSAERSKLKALLSIFGRETPVELEVTQVEKVD
- the secE gene encoding preprotein translocase subunit SecE, encoding MTKSTEGEKPTSGFNLTEFFRETKEELSKVVWPDRQRLIGESAAVILIVSLSAAVIYLVDELFRWLATLIF
- a CDS encoding alpha/beta fold hydrolase is translated as MFDCLQSRTLTTAMGEVAYVTNEFSTTPYARPPLFFWHGFGGGSSRYEWSAVYPAFAAAYPLFALDLPGWGVSEHRDQSYTVAAYVDHLLECLGQLTAEPAVVITSSLTAAFAIQGAIAHPQRFCGLILTCPTGLSDFGQDYRQTPLAQIARQPYVDIAFYRLGVANVLSVQSFMANQQFARPSRISPEMVATYTEVAQSAGAEFAALAFVRGDLCCDLSRFLPHLTVPTYIVWGEQAKLPPVAVGQRLAQLNPDAIRAFDVMPGVGLTPQLECPAVMIGWIDRYLGQLLASP
- a CDS encoding glycoside hydrolase family 38 C-terminal domain-containing protein yields the protein MTELVKKSRDYLQSLAVIEIHSQWFPLSSPSLKDAATTPYAVNAKGHLAWPKGRHSLWLGQRITVPATVQGYSVAGLTLHLDLTWWADQATVYVNGQAVHQGDLFDHSVSLCLGEAVTPGQAWEVVLHLVSPGHDDGALVRSGLRFELPTGVNPDFVATELDILAIFGETLNLQPLEPLLKDVLESHGQRPILDPLLAEIHEKMQAIATPLRDFTMHLCGHAHLDLAWLWPIAETWQVAQSTFRSVLQLKERYPELTFTHSTPALYAYLQTHAPALFGRIQEAVAAGWWDVAAGLWVEPELNLIHAESIARQILYGQQYVQQAFGGISPIAWLPDTFGFPERLPSFLAQGGIRYFVTQKLRWNDTTRFPHGWFVWRDVAGAEVNALMLAPIGEGIDAVKMAAYAQEWWQQTGSRRSLWLPGVGDHGGGPTAAMLERVRRWQHLGGIGPQWQWTTVQQYLEQLTQETPPTTVWHGELYLEFHRGCYTSHGDQKAAHDRAQRQLQEAERWCALAAITTSFSYPREELKACWQQLLFNQFHDILPGSSIPEVYAEVNPTWQQLLTTTETLLGAAQTALCASIDYGDPPVAGAMPVVIFNSGVGDRAGVVHIDLAQLPEEVSSWRVYCPRGDYDLPAQLNAPQGCLTFRTPEVPGIGYTLLWLCPRSRPDTLPTPPLGYVLENNYLHVEIDPATGEITNLYDKLNHRPCLGDRGNQLQFFRDQGQYWDAWNIDPNYGQQRLPGATLEAIEWVTWHQLEQRLRVRWRFQSSQIQQEYVLQYQTPWLRIDTVIDWQEEHILLKAAFPLAIRAEQITCETPGGVTLRPTLPNPHLSAHEQTKWEVPFLTWVDLSTPEYGVSLFSDCKHGLDAQANQLRLTLLRSPTWPDPTSDRRHHRFSYGVFPHSGSWQAAAVSQWAAQFNHPLRSAIAPVNLSGTLPPHAHLLHWSDAHIQCLALKQAEDGQGWQLRVAEVVGEGGTLELHSTFIPWQVKEQQTLLETPAGDTDSVTLSPWQIQAFRLHP
- a CDS encoding SAF domain-containing protein, which translates into the protein MITPECIRSIRPGYGLPPKYYEVLLGKRVNQAIERGTAVSWKHIG
- a CDS encoding bifunctional 2-polyprenyl-6-hydroxyphenol methylase/3-demethylubiquinol 3-O-methyltransferase UbiG, with product MNDYLQTNARYWSGTYNAPNVESFIFRFYGRILKFDYGIDGSGHERLLDFGCGQGAALAFFDNLGFDCFGVDIAANDIAVARSRMPHIASHFAVIDPKPNPEQIFFGGNFDIVISIQTLDFLSNTDFDLAIRCLYDNMKVGSKIYASMNGWAHYYRNHATYVGDGLWHVQFKTDRLDYDLYLNFVRDKEEMAKKFSLFRPVYLDYYDYSFREEGSELRYTFFGVKE
- the pseI gene encoding pseudaminic acid synthase — translated: MNTSISIGSKIIGQSYRPLIIAEMSGNHHGNIDRAFAIVDAAAKNGADAIKLQTFTPDTLTIDSKRHEFLIDDSESPWFGKYLWDLYSEAYMPWEWQEELFKFARNKGLACISTIFDISSLEFLLSIGVDAIKIASFELIHIPLLSEASCCGKPLLLSIGMATLDEIQKAVETIRKRGCENFILLKCTSAYPSTEKDANILTIPDLRSRYNCYVGLSDHTLSPYAAFAAVAHGAVMIEKHFTLSRSERGVDSSFSIEPAELHQLRLGTEMVWESLGKVCYEPLSSEKTSLKERPSIYVVKSIKSGETFTHENVRIIRPSGGLLPEFYDQVIGRKAKVTMEAGTPLSWDIID
- the pseG gene encoding UDP-2,4-diacetamido-2,4,6-trideoxy-beta-L-altropyranose hydrolase, with amino-acid sequence MRRLGNIAIRVEANSEIGLGHLRRCLTLAKQLFEDGFCVYIVSLSSISHDLLQGFHHICMRNIYRNLAQSNIFANNFNKELLDAECTLIAIRNLSIDWVVLDSYNLGIWWEQRVAESGYKILVIDDFRNREHYADIVLSDIDIPFDKNLLKKSTNCHQLVGLRYALIDSHFIAVKNSDQDCTVQDNRKKILISYGGSDPTGETIKVLKSIKLLMKSHPSFKQEVSTDVVVGCFNSQLKTIKKISKNLDEVKIHYAPESLASLLKNADIFLTSGGNSMIEGLFMQKKCLITTTAENQILSVMCLLKQNLINYLGHYNKVNSHIICDFLLKAIKNHSGFKINHNPVCDHLGASRVSHMLQLIMSK
- the pseF gene encoding pseudaminic acid cytidylyltransferase, with product MKVAIIPARGGSKRIPRKNIRNFCGKPMIAYAIAIAQDSCLFDRIVVSTEDPEIAIIASQWGAEVPFVRPASLADDYAGTTQVIAHGIQVLQEQGCHPELVCCIYPAVPLLQVDDLKAAFDMLLSSNASYVFPVTNFPSSIQRALRRHPSGQMEPFYPEYEQERTQDLEPAYYDAGQFYWGRTEAWLADISIHQQGIGLVIPQWRVVDVDTLEDWQRAELLYKVLYSTEVVQDSW